From a region of the Drosophila ananassae strain 14024-0371.13 chromosome XL, ASM1763931v2, whole genome shotgun sequence genome:
- the LOC6503525 gene encoding uncharacterized protein LOC6503525 isoform X1 → MSKTSTAAAAAAAQAAAAAAAAANATNAADFSAFDFNDSSDNSDTPLVPRPPFLSRAAAAAAAAAAAAAAAAALSSSNNSNNSASSAATGGNVNATSNNNTNNNNNNSGSSNNNNNNNCGRSSSRSSSSSQSSLDEEEEDDEEEEEVQQQQQQQQQQQQLAAEQQQRAAAAAAVVAAAVNALHNGNKQQQQQQQQQQQQHYNNNNTNNNNNNKLRLSEEPQQQQHHDDDDEDDYDDDEEDEDDEDHHHHHHQDQGNGHDLTPEDLRHMIHDPQQQQQQQQQSQQQQQDPIDYEDDDDADEDEDDEEEEDEAASSRATLSSAHMNSSAAAESGGLHMSAVAAAAAAAAAAAAAAAAAKLNAQLEQQQNVTAAAAAAAAAAAAATSIPPPPPSSLLGGNSNTSFSTQNSNHGGGGNDLGGGSSRGGSSLGGMGGGGGSGSHLTSSQQQQQQQHHQQQQHHQQQHSHNQQQHSQQQQHQSGGSGGSSSAASERRKYRHQNYSKNIYIGTKNAEKWEHMRTRLQFKNDVEFVAYLLNLADNDTDRLNNLPPPSPAHTPTKGFDGNFKLEPNLSAKDFAPPPDTASLNGNGNGDSLPLATPTPPQRKRYKKRVQFTSDALNGYAPKGGKGASSGAGGGGGASGYSYAKSKKQEAKAAAAALKAGAAAAAAAAAAASTALPEVLDCRIAEKIKSELEANSKESLPNALCLKKAAAAAAAAAAAAANGSDDDDDEEHPHLAGMAGALAGNGNGNGNGNGNMAVDTIDGMATSNGNFHSRSSKSSSGGKKSQSAKAAAAAAAAAAAAAAMMPPNSYDEHEDETGVGLGMPGHPGGNNNDDDDDDDEELDEEALAREMKMEQNFVEEEDEHDIAFRSCQSCRECSITHDHKMCPLRNACGNVTDAVDLGEWIERRNLEALAKLKADAQRQAKRASGRQRHEDDDMEDMEDMDMDMDESSQLSELETKPLITFAEASVPAEFELHNVEPNVTGVFARTEVRAFTKLGPLIGQPVQTGEVREGSDMKWIFEMCEAGADKSYLLCCDNPNASNWLRFVRPAPSYEDRNVNLVSIDRQAYFVSCRDLRNGMELLYWSDDCNTMWRKKHTEKTNCGGCNLKFEHPLYYRTHCSVFHDPSMSLTIRKYHCKVCGEAVLGKDNIMKHAAEKHDGKGAYQCQFCSKFFLRLNYLEMHRTYGCASNPNRSRPVCDFCGRKFCQPQKLKAHIKRMHSDMAEVLRDFQCKLCSKLLGSRAALQRHSKEVHSRNSTVVSCPRCQKLFQNRSNLKIHMLTHSGVRPFKCAEPECNAAFTTKQCLQFHYKKVHNYTQEQMPKIERSVAYTFDAYSGGMKVDFLGKQQPAATATAQPRPNHAHAVVSSPLSSFTEQAPRRRRKSLEDQSSMLSGSLQSDAEFSDDNLFEAIKKSGKSIKDLCRNEPNLSLLSSKISSIFGDKVVPSSAAAAAAAAAAAAASAAAVAGSGRKRKRKKDTSAAAAAAAAAAAAQQQQLQQQHHQQQQHQQQQQQQHQLQQHQQQLQHQQQQQQQQHLHQQQLQPHQQQMQHHQQQQQQQQQQQHQQLLHESQQQQQQQQQQYHPHHLHPHSLPHQQQQQQQQQQQQQQQQLAEQQLHDPDDEEAEQVRLQEQVRRKQNAQLSLVESFLTTTAQRLSAQQQVQQVVAAAAAVSAMAGAGEDPAKLGHMMGHHMGVGLEEEDEEDEDDDDTGGGGGGGGGGGGHPSGSVSHQQSHHHPSHVHAHHSHVHSHGHSHAHSHPHHAHAHSHAHGHAHSHSHAHTHPHQHASGGQGAGAQQDYRHAAAMNVALGQNLVVSKGSKKWIQEVQEASQDVGGGETGGSGGNGPSSVGGVVSCGQLSSGSVPGAGDLGFAVPPVDEHSKLLGQNRDFLARLMSSASASHAHAHAHAHAHAHAHQQQQQQHQQQQQQQHQQQQHQHSTHSREEDENSSFLDVVESNNNAAAAAAAAAAAAAAAAAMSQYGGGAGAGGGGGGGGGGAGGGGVSAGGSVSGGDNGGSGSGGQTPTGPATGGTVSVGGGGEEPHELQMNSLAHSQSFMSSFYNNASARGVGVGVGVGVGGGSSSASMLVEAALNSVGNMIDSESNDLKVPTDNHINSDSPMSAHVDPESQRFGAGSAGGGAGGGGSGGGGGGSSGGSSVGANGPGIGGAMDNLENELKMMKNLGSFPMQIPPLPMFQGACNISPSASTPTNPQSNQNQNDVDVDAGSTPRPQHPDSDGFSSSHHRTPPSPPPISPGRDYGGMFGGNGAGPGSNSTPAGSSSGGGGGGGGGGVSGGGANSMSASSPLPALQPQRRNASSVGSTYPEHELISPASSPSIPRYNFNGDMMRHKRAVQQEQEQQERQRQNISRHNQMSSDEENSIMPQNSAGQDMRMKFPQSQIDLMYSKYESMASNLKYNSQELDSPAEYRQSSGNGSSAAAAAAAAAAAANDLSDLQGLDMSSRSNAASSNYHHNFQLPSSRYHHHIYDILSDREQQSQQSAQAQQQAVAAAAAAGGSGGAGGPASVVVHQQEHGHGQHHAMQQHQQSAAAMHNMLSEQLGEQEHDQTTSVDLSRTANYVVSSPPQLPYNHPSHHDMLRMASLDLTPNTANMAAVGGGNRSFLSSQMQHQSRESLEHHRLLSTVEQHRILAASNAAADQHRLLVDPTAHLLMEQNNRLLGTADQSRLLGESAAAAAQNRHMARSFGAYHQVASSNYHPGVRPPPVLPSANHHASNPSNYHPFPAYY, encoded by the exons atgtCCAAAACAAgcactgcagcagcagcagcagcagcccaagcagcagcggcggcagcagcagcagcaaatgCAACAAATGCCGCCGATTTTAGTGCATTCGATTTTAACGATAGTTCCGATAATTCCGATACGCCTCTAGTGCCACGCCCACCCTTTTTGAGTCGTGCCgctgcagcggcagcagcagcagcggcggcagcagctgcagcggcCGCAttaagcagcagcaacaatagcaacaattCGGCATCATCGGCGGCAACGGGCGGTAATGTTAATGCcacaagcaacaacaacaccaacaacaacaacaacaatagcggcagcagcaacaacaacaacaacaacaattgcgGTCGCAGCAGcagtcgcagcagcagcagttcgCAAAGTTCCCTCgacgaagaagaagaagacgatgaggaagaggaagaagtgcaacagcagcaacagcagcaacaacaacaacaacaattggcCGCCGAGCAGCAACAGagagctgcagcagcagcagcagttgttGCTGCAGCAGTTAATGCATTGCATAACGGTAacaagcaacagcaacaacaacagcagcagcaacagcagcaacactacaacaataacaacaccaacaacaacaacaataacaagttAAGATTAAGCGAAgaaccgcagcagcagcagcatcatgacgacgatgatgaagatgattatgatgatgatgaggagGACGAGGATGATGAggatcatcatcatcatcatcatcaggaTCAGGGTAATGGACACGATCTAACACCCGAAGATCTGCGGCACATGATACACGatccccagcagcagcagcagcagcagcaacagtcgcagcagcagcaacaggatcCCATCGACTACGAGGACGATGACGATGccgatgaggatgaggatgacgaggaggaggaggatgaggCGGCCAGCAGCCGGGCCACCCTCTCCTCGGCCCACATGAACAGCTCGGCGGCGGCCGAAAGTGGCGGCCTTCATATGAGCGCCgtagcagctgcagcagcggcggcagcagcagcagcagcagcggccgcTGCCGCCAAACTGAATGCCCAGctggagcagcaacagaacgtcacggcagcagcagcagcggcggcggcggcagcggcagcagcaacatcgaTCCCCCCACCACCGCCCAGCAGTCTCCTGggcggcaacagcaacaccagctTCTCGACGCAGAACAGCAACCATGGCGGGGGCGGCAATGATCTGGGGGGCGGTAGTTCGAGGGGCGGTTCATCGCTGGGCGGGAtgggcggtggcggtggcagtgGCTCGCATCTGACCTcatcgcagcagcagcagcagcagcaacatcaccaacagcagcaacatcaccaGCAACAGCACTCGCAcaaccagcagcagcactcgcaacagcagcagcaccagagCGGGggcagcggcggcagcagcagtgCGGCAAGCGAGAGGAGGAAGTACCGCCATCAGAACTACAGCAAGAACATCTACATCGGCACCAAGAACGCCGAGAAGTGGGAGCACATGAGGACTCGGCTGCAGTTCAAGAACGACGTCGAGTTCGTGGCCTATCTCCTCAATTTGGCGGACAACGATACGGATCGTTTGAATAA CCTGCCCCCACCCTCACCCGCGCACACCCCCACCAAGGGCTTCGACGGCAACTTCAAGCTGGAACCGAATCTCAGCGCCAAGGACTTTGCCCCGCCCCCCGACACCGCCTCCCTCAACGGGAACGGCAACGGCGACTCCCTGCCCctggccacgcccacgccGCCCCAACGCAAGCGGTACAAGAAACGCGTTCAATTCACCTCCGACGCCCTCAACGGCTACGCCCCCAAAGGTGGCAAGGGGGCAAGTTCGGGGGCAGGGGGTGGCGGTGGCGCCTCCGGTTACAGTTATGCCAAGTCGAAGAAGCAGGAGGCAaaggcggcggcagcggcccTCAAAgccggagcagcagcagcggcggcggcagcggcagcggcatcGACGGCCCTGCCGGAAGTCCTGGACTGCCGGATCGCCGAGAAGATCAAGAGCGAACTGGAGGCGAACAGCAAGGAGTCGCTGCCGAATGCCCTCTGCCTCAAAaaggcggcagcagcggcggcggcggcggcagcggcagcggccaacggcagcgacgacgacgacgacgaggagcaTCCGCACTTGGCCGGAATGGCGGGCGCTTTagccggaaacggaaatggcaatggcaatggTAATGGCAACATGGCCGTAGATACCATCGATGGCATGGCCACCAGTAATGGCAACTTCCACAGTCGCAGCTCCAAGTCCTCCTCCGGCGGCAAAAAATCCCAATCCGccaaggcagcagcagcagcagcagcagcagcagctgcggcAGCCGCAATGATGCCACCAAATTCCTACGACGAGCACGAGGACGAAACCGGCGTCGGTCTCGGCATGCCAGGACATCCGGGCGGCAACAAtaacgacgacgacgatgatgatgacgagGAACTGGACGAGGAGGCACTCGCCCgggaaatgaaaatggaacAGAACTTTgtcgaggaggaggacgaacACGACATCGCCTTCCGATCCTGCCAGTCCTGTCGCGAATGCTCCATTACCCACGACCACAAGATGTGCCCGTTGAGGAATGCCTGCGGCAATGTCACGGATGCCGTCGACCTGGGCGAGTGGATAGAGCGCCGGAATCTGGAGGCACTCGCCAAACTTAAGGCGGATGCCCAGCGGCAGGCGAAGCGGGCGAGCGGTAGGCAGCGGCACGAGGACGACGACATGGAGGATATGGaggacatggacatggacatggatGAGTCCTCCCAACTCTCCGAGCTAGAGACCAAGCCCCTGATCACGTTCGCCGAGGCCTCAGTGCCGGCGGAATTCGAATTGCATAACGTTGAGCCGAATGTGACCGGAGTCTTTGCCCGGACGGAGGTTAGGGCGTTTACGAAGCTGGGTCCTCTGATCGGCCAGCCCGTCCAGACCGGGGAGGTGCGCGAGGGCAGCGACATGAAGTGGATCTTCGAGATGTGCGAGGCGGGGGCGGACAAGTCCTATCTGCTCTGCTGCGATAATCCCAATGCCTCCAACTGGCTGCGGTTCGTCCGTCCAGCTCCCAGCTACGAGGACCGCAACGTCAACCTGGTCTCCATTGACCGGCAGGCCTACTTTGTCAGCTGCCGGGATCTGCGGAACGGCATGGAGCTGCTCTACTGGAGCGACGACTGCAACACCATGTGGCGTAAAAAGCACACAGAGAAGACAA ATTGCGGTGGCTGTAACCTGAAGTTCGAGCATCCGCTGTACTACCGCACCCACTGCTCCGTCTTCCATGATCCGTCGATGAGTCTGACCATCCGGAAGTACCACTGTAAGGTTTGCGGCGAAGCGGTACTGGGCAAGGACAACATCATGAAGCATGCGGCGGAGAAGCATGATGGGAAGGGTGCCTACCAGTGCCAGTTTTGTAGCAAGTTCTTCCTGCGGCTCAACTACCTGGAGATGCATCGGACCTACGGATGTGCCTCGAATCCGAATCGTTCGCGTCCTGTTTGCGATTTCTGTGGCCGGAAATTCTGTCAGCCGCAGAAGCTGAAGGCCCACATCAAACGGATGCACAGCG ATATGGCTGAAGTTTTACGAGATTTTCAGTGTAAATTATGTTCAAAACTTCTAGGATCGCGAGCGGCACTTCAACGCCACTCAAAGGAGGTGCACAGTCGCAATTCGACGGTGGTGAGCTGTCCGCGTTGCCAGAAACTCTTCCAGAATCGCAGCAATCTCAAGATCCATATGCTGACCCACTCTGGAGTCAGGCCATTCAA atGTGCTGAACCGGAATGCAATGCGGCCTTCACCACCAAACAGTGCCTGCAATTTCATTACAAGAAGGTCCATAACTACACCCAGGAACAGATGCCGAAGATCGAGAGGAGCGTGGCGTACACGTTCGATGCCTATTCCGGTGGCATGAAGGTCGATTTTCTGGGTAAGCAGCAACCAGCAGCGACGGCGACGGCGCAGCCACGCCCTAATCACGCCCACGCCGTCGTCTCCTCTCCCCTCTCCTCGTTCACAGAGCAAGCACCGCGCCGGAGGCGCAAGAGCCTCGAGGACCAGAGCTCAATGCTGAGCGGATCGCTCCAGAGCGACGCCGAATTCAGTGACGACAACCTATTCGAGGCGATCAAGAAGAGCGGCAAGTCCATCAAGGATCTGTGCCGCAACGAGCCGAATCTCTCGCTGCTCAGCTCCAAGATATCCAGCATCTTTGGCGATAAGGTGGTGCCTTCCTCAGCCgctgcagcggcggcggcagcagcagcagcagcagcttctGCGGCAGCTGTCGCCGGTTCGGGCCGGAAGCGAAAGCGCAAGAAGGACACCAGTgctgcagcagcggcggcagcagcagcagctgccgcccaacaacagcagttgcagcaacaacaccaccagcagcagcaacaccagcaacaacaacagcagcaacatcagctgCAACAGCACCAACAACAGttgcaacaccaacagcagcaacaacagcaacagcacctGCATCAGCAACAACTGCAGCCACATCAGCAGCAAATGCAACAccatcagcagcaacaacagcagcagcagcagcaacagcatcagcaacTGTTGCACGaatcgcagcagcagcaacagcagcagcagcagcaataccATCCGCATCACCTGCATCCGCACAGTCTGccgcaccagcagcagcagcagcagcaacagcagcaacaacagcagcagcagcaactggcCGAGCAGCAGCTTCACGATCCCGACGACGAGGAGGCGGAACAGGTGCGACTGCAGGAGCAGGTGCGTCGCAAACAGAACGCCCAGCTGAGCCTGGTGGAGTCCTTCCTCACCACCACCGCCCAGCGCCTGTCCGCCCAGCAGCAGGTGCAGCAAGTGGTGGCTGCCGCAGCGGCAGTCTCCGCCATGGCCGGTGCCGGCGAAGATCCCGCCAAGCTGGGCCACATGATGGGCCATCACATGGGTGTCGgactggaggaggaggacgaagaggacgaggacgacgacgacactggcggtggtggaggtggcggcggtggcggtggcggtcaTCCATCTGGTAGTGTCTCCCACCAACAGTCCCACCACCATCCCTCCCACGTCCATGCCCATCACTCGCATGTCCACTCCCATGGCCACAGCCACGCCCACTCGCATCCCCATCACGCCCACGCCCATTCCCATGCCCACGGCCATGCCCACTCGCATTCGCACGCCCACACGCATCCCCATCAGCACGCCAGCGGCGGTCAGGGGGCGGGAGCCCAGCAGGATTACCGTCATGCGGCGGCCATGAATGTGGCGCTCGGCCAGAACCTGGTGGTCAGCAAGGGTAGCAAAAAGTGGATCCAGGAGGTCCAGGAGGCCAGCCAGGATGTCGGGGGTGGCGAGACGGGTGGCAGCGGTGGCAATGGACCCTCCTCCGTTGGTGGCGTGGTGTCCTGCGGCCAGTTATCGAGCGGATCGGTGCCCGGAGCCGGAGATCTCGGTTTTGCTGTTCCGCCCGTTGATGAGCACAGCAAGTTACTTGGCCAGAATCGTGACTTCCTGGCCCGGCTGATGAGCAGCGCCAGTGCCAGCCACGCCCATGCCCATGCtcacgcccacgcccacgcccatgcccaccagcagcagcagcagcagcaccagcaacaacaacagcaacaacaccagcagcaacagcaccagcacAGCACCCACAGCCGCGAGGAGGACGAGAACAGTTCCTTCTTGGATGTGGTCGAGTCCAATAATAATGCCGCAGcagccgctgctgccgccgccgccgctgcagctgcagcagcagccatgTCGCAATACGGCGGCGGTGCAGGTGCAGGTGGaggtggcggtggtggcggtggaggTGCAGGAGGAGGTGGCGTCAGTGCCGGTGGCAGTGTCAGTGGCGGCGATAACGGTGGCAGCGGTAGTGGCGGTCAGACACCCACTGGCCCGGCCACTGGAGGCACTGTCAGTGTCGGTGGTGGGGGCGAGGAGCCGCACGAACTCCAGATGAACTCCCTGGCCCATTCCCAGTCCTTTATGAGCTCCTTCTACAACAATGCCAGTGCCCGGGGTGTGGGCGTGGGCGTCGGAGTCGGTGTCGGTGGAGGATCCTCGTCGGCCAGCATGCTCGTGGAGGCGGCCTTGAACTCGGTGGGCAATATGATTGACAGCGAGAGCAACGACCTCAAG GTACCCACCGACAACCACATCAACAGCGACAGTCCCATGAGCGCCCACGTGGATCCCGAATCCCAGCGTTTTGGAGCCGGCAGTGCTGGCGGCGGAGCAGGGGGCGGTGGAAGTggcggaggtggtggtggctcATCGGGCGGCTCGTCCGTCGGTGCCAATGGACCCGGAATCGGCGGCGCTATGGACAACCTGGAGAACGAACTGAAGATGATGAAGAATCTGGGCAGTTTCCCGATGCAGATCCCGCCCCTGCCCATGTTCCAGGGGGCATGCAACATCTCGCCCAGCGCCTCGACGCCCACGAATCCGCAGAgtaaccagaaccagaacgaCGTGGACGTGGATGCGGGCAGTACACCCCGGCCGCAGCATCCGGACTCCGATGGCTTCTCCTCCTCGCATCACAGAACCCCGCCCTCGCCGCCGCCCATATCGCCGGGTCGGGATTACGGCGGTATGTTTGGCGGCAATGGAGCGGGTCCTGGCTCGAACAGCACCCCGGCGGGCAGCTCCAGTGGCGGCGGtggaggcggcggcggtggtggtgtcTCCGGTGGTGGAGCCAACAGCATGTCCGCCTCATCCCCACTTCCGGCATTGCAGCCACAGCGCAGGAACGCTTCCAGCGTGGGCAGCACCTATCCGGAGCACGAGCTCATCTCGCCGGCCTCGTCGCCGAGCATTCCGCGGTACAACTTCAACGGCGACATGATGCGCCACAAGCGGGCCGTgcaacaggagcaggagcagcaggagcgCCAGCGGCAGAACATCTCGCGGCACAACCAGATGTCCAGTGACGAGGAGAACAGCATCATGCCCCAGAATAg CGCCGGCCAGGACATGCGCATGAAGTTCCCCCAGTCGCAGATCGACCTCATGTACTCCAAGTACGAGAGCATGGCCAGCAACCTGAAGTACAACAGCCAGGAGCTGGACTCCCCGGCCGAGTACCGCCAGTCGAGTGGCAACGGATCGAGTGctgcggcagcggcggcggcagcagcagcggccgcCAACGACCTATCCGACCTGCAGGGCCTGGACATGAGCTCCCGCTCGAATGCGGCCAGCAGTAACTATCATCACAACTTCCAGCTGCCGAGCAGTCGGTATCATCATCACATCTACGACATCCTGTCGGATCGAGAGCAGCAGAGTCAGCAGTCGGCGCAGGCGCAGCAGCAGGCGgtggcagcagcggcggcggcgggaGGTTCCGGCGGTGCCGGTGGCCCGGCATCGGTGGTGGTGCACCAGCAGGAGCACGGCCACGGCCAGCACCATGCCatgcagcagcaccagcagtcGGCGGCCGCCATGCACAATATGCTGAGCGAGCAGCTCGGCGAGCAGGAGCACGACCAGACCACCAGTGTGGACCTCAGCCGGACGGCCAACTATGTGGTCTCATCGCCGCCGCAGCTCCCCTACAATCATCCCTCGCACCACGACATGCTCCGGAtggcatccttggatctcacGCCCAATACCGCCAACATGGCGGCCGTGGGCGGCGGGAATCGATCCTTCCTCTCCTCCCAGATGCAGCACCAGAGCCGTGAAAGCCTCGAACACCATCGGCTACTCTCCACGGTGGAGCAACATCGCATCCTGGCCGCCTCCAATGCCGCCGCCGATCAGCATCGCCTCCTCGTCGATCCCACCGCCCATCTCCTGATGGAGCAGAACAATCGACTCCTCGGCACCGCGGATCAGTCCCGTCTCCTGGGTGAATCGGCAGCAGCTGCGGCCCAGAACCGTCATATGGCCAGGAGCTTTGGGGCATACCACCAGGTGGCATCCAGTAATTATCATCCGGGCGTTCGGCCTCCTCCAGTGCTGCCCTCCGCCAATCATCATGCCTCCAATCCTTCGAACTATCATCCCTTCCCCGCCTACTATTAA